TTGCGGCATGCGGGGGTGGAATTCGATTACCTCGTTGGCGCGCAGTTGGACGGATTCGATTGCATGGTGAAGCTCAGCGAGACCAGCAAAGTAGCGGTCATCGAAGGGGACGAATACCTCGCATCGGCCTTGGAGCCTGTCCCGAAATTCCATTTGTACAAACCTGATATCGCACTGATCAGCGGAATAGCGTGGGATCACATCAACGTCTTCAAAACATTCGCGAGTTACGTTGAGCAGTTCATGCTGTTCATCGATGCCATCGAGCCCGGTGGTAAACTTGTGTATTGCCAAGAAGATAGCGAGGTCCGGAACCTCTGCGAAGCCAAGGACGTCAACGTGGATCGCGTTCCATACGGTATTCCACCGCATCGAATAGATGAAGGTCGAACGGTGTTGATCACCTCGAAAGGAGACTTGCCTTTAGAGGTTTTCGGTAAACACAATTTGCAGAACCTGGAAGGCGCTCGTCATGTTTGCCATTTACTCGGCATTGGCGATAAACAGTTCTATGAAGCCATCGGTAGTTTCCACGGAGCGGCAAAGCGATTGGAGAAATTGGCGGAAACGCCGAGTAGGGTGGTGTATAAGGATTTCGCACATTCACCCAGCAAGCTGAAAGCCACGGTACAAGCGGTACGCGAGCAATTCCCGGATAGGCAATTGGTAGCCTGCATGGAACTACATACCTACAGTAGTCTCAGTGAAAATTTTCTGGATCAATATGCAGGATGCATGGATGATGCTGACCGTGCTATTGTATTCTATGATCCGCATGCCGTTCAGCTCAAACGGTTACCATCCATTCCGCCTGAACGCATCCAAAGAGCATTTGCGCGTGAAGTAGAAGTGCTGAATGACCCTATTGCTGTAATGGGCGCTGTACGAAAGGATGCGCGTGAAAAAAGTGTTCTACTTATGATGAGCAGTGGCAACTTCGGCGGCCTGGACCTTCAAGCCATGAGCGAGGCATTCATTGCGTGAGATCATCCGCTAGTACAATGCCACTTGAGATGATCGCCCGATCCTTAGAGCTGCTGCGGCGATCAACTCGATCCACATACTCACCGAATGAACCGGCGTAACAATTTATGTTGGGTTGCCGCGATCACCAATGCATTGAATGCCCCAACC
This genomic window from Flavobacteriales bacterium contains:
- a CDS encoding peptidoglycan synthetase, which gives rise to MRHVHFIAIGGSAMHNMAIALHQQGFEVTGSDDEIFEPSRTRLERLGLLPDKLGWDASNIHSGLEAVILGMHARLDNPELIRAQELGIPIYSYPTYFYERTKNKTRVVIGGSHGKTTITSMIVHVLRHAGVEFDYLVGAQLDGFDCMVKLSETSKVAVIEGDEYLASALEPVPKFHLYKPDIALISGIAWDHINVFKTFASYVEQFMLFIDAIEPGGKLVYCQEDSEVRNLCEAKDVNVDRVPYGIPPHRIDEGRTVLITSKGDLPLEVFGKHNLQNLEGARHVCHLLGIGDKQFYEAIGSFHGAAKRLEKLAETPSRVVYKDFAHSPSKLKATVQAVREQFPDRQLVACMELHTYSSLSENFLDQYAGCMDDADRAIVFYDPHAVQLKRLPSIPPERIQRAFAREVEVLNDPIAVMGAVRKDAREKSVLLMMSSGNFGGLDLQAMSEAFIA